The following nucleotide sequence is from Anopheles stephensi strain Indian chromosome 3, UCI_ANSTEP_V1.0, whole genome shotgun sequence.
ATACCGTTGccgtggtgctggtgatggtgatgatagtGCCGTGCGGCTAGATTCTGCTGATTCTGGTGGCCGGCTTTGGCAAGCGGATTACGCACGATGGCGGTACTGCGACCGAACGCGTTCGTCACCTCCTCGTCCGTGGGCATAATGTCGATGCGCGACCCGAAACTGTTGTCCGAGCTTTTGCGCACGCTGGGCAACAGATCCGCCTGGCTACGTTCGCTGGGCGTGCGCTTGGTTTGGTCGGTCGCCCGGGAAGACTTCCGGGAGCTGGCCGATATGCGGGGCGAACTGTCGTCGGTAGTTTCGGTAAGCGGGAGCGGTGGTAAGGGGGGCGGTGTGTCCAACCCATACCCACCACCCACGTGTGCACCGgtcgtgtgctgctgctgggcggaATGTTTGCCGTAGTGCGGATACTTCTCCACACTCATGTCCTCCTCGATGGCCGAATCACCAAACACCGAGCCGCTGTAGTTGGGCGAATTGCTCCCGGCAGTCGAAAGGTTACGGTTGGAGGACGCACCGTACTTGTGCGAGTGCGTGTACTGGCCCTTCTTGATGGAGTTGGTGTAGTCTTTGGTGCCGCGCCGGCGCAGCGTAAAGTCCCGCTCGCCCGTATCTTCGCAAACGGATTTCCACTGCTTCCAGGCGTGCCGTACCAGCGGATCGGCTGGACCCCAGTCCTTGGACGGTTTCGTTGCGCCGTGTATCATGCTGAACACGTTGTAGTCCACCTGCTTGCTGATCTCGACACAGGCCAGCAGCACGATCACGGACAGGCTGAACACGACCGGCAACCACTTGGGGAAGTAGTCGATCAGCAGATCGCTGTCGTAGTACGTGATCGACCACCAGCAAAGCAGCGCCATCAGCAGCACCGGTATGAAGCCCCAGATAAACAGCCACGCCTTCAGGACCGGCCGGCCGAGCGAGAACTCGAGGTCGGTGTAGAGATTCTTCGACCCGTACACCcagatgatgaggatgatctCGAAGATCATTGCACAGACGGCCAGCGAACCTACGATGCGGGTGTCCAGGATGCGCGGGAAGATGTAGTTGGGACAGAGCAGCCCGGCAATGGCAACCACGAGCCCTGCGAGACAGACCGTGTAGTTCGGGTGCTTCCGGATAATCCGGGTCGAGGTGTAAACGTAGATCACGATCGATACGAGCGACGAAATGAAGATCATCGTGAAGGACAGCGCCGGTATGAGCCGCTGGAGCGTTGCGTCCGACTCTTGCACGCTTATTGCCCGATCGTAAATCACGGTCAGGGTGCTCAGCTCCGGGTAAAAGGGATGTGATTCGGTGAAGCTGTTGTTGAACTGGAACACGTAGAACAACACCGCGATCGCCGTGATGAGTATGTTGAAGAACATGTACACGAACGAGGTCCTGCAGAATGGGTGAAGTTTGTGAGTGAGTTACCGGTGTTGAGTGTTGAGTCCGCAAATAACACTACTCACTTGATCGCATCGCCTTTGTAGAGGAACTTGCCGGTCAGTACCGGGACCGCTCCGAACCCGATGTTGAGCGAGTAGATCACCTGCACCAGCGCATTGAACCAGACCGTGCTGTCCGCAAACGATTCCGGATGGAAGGGCCACAGGTCGGGGAAGTATTGCTCGTTGATCGCTTTCGTCACTTCCCAGCCGGTTTCGAAGATCAGCACTACGAGCGCCACAAAGCCGAACAGGTAGATCGATCGGCGATTGATTTTCCCGCTGTGCGTGCTGTAACGCAGGTATGTAGAGAGGGATTGAGAGACCCTGGACCGGGCGAATGGGCTGAATGCTTGATACCTACCACACCATCGATATGACCCACAGCAGTATCAGGCTCAGCGCCAGCAAGCCAAAGTACAGCGAGCTTCTCCACACTGGACGGAGAAATGTTAATCTGTGAGAGGGTGAAAGTAAGCAGAAGGGAAACATTGTTCAGTACCGAACTGTGTCACGCGATCGATGAATGCGCAAGTACGGCGCATAGAACGACGCTTACTTCAAACATTCCTGTCCACTGCTTTGCTGTACGTCGTAGCCATTCTGCAAGAAGCGAAGCGGTGAAacgaatgaataaaaaagggaCAACATTTTGGCTAGAGGCGGAGTGGACGGAATGACTCACATAGATGGCTTGCGGGTTGATCGTAACCGATTTGGAGCACTCCCGCAATGGCACAGATTTGAATGCTAGCATTCCGATGTAGAGCAGTGCAATCACGGATTGCATCGATGTCCATATCGCCGCCAGCCACGAAGCAATACGTCCCACCAAACTGGCACCTGTTGACGAGGGATTTGCAAGAGATCGCATAATGGTTTATAACAACGGTTGCGTAAATGTAATCGATTAAGAGCCAAAACCAAACTGTGCATGATTGGTGTTTAGTATCGATTTTGGTGTTTGCGACATAACCAGTGTCACTAACCAAGTGAAAACTAACTTACCCTTCAGAAAGGGAGCAGCGCGCCACATGTGCGCCGAACCTTGGCCAAGAAACTGGCCCAGCGATATCTCGAGCAGCACCACCGGGAGGCCGACTAGAAGGAGCAGTATCACGTAAGGTACTAGGAAGGCAGACCCGTGCAGCTGGAGCTCCCGCGGGAACCGGACCACGTTGGCGAAGGTAAGGTTCAAGCAGAGACATAGTATCACACCGCGAAATATTGATGATCTTGACTGTGgggagagagaaggaaaagagCAAACACGAAAGACTTCAGTGATGGTGCACACGACGAACCTTGGACGAAAGAACGGGGCGGCCGATAATTGTTAATCGACGATCAGGAAATGCATTATTTATCGAAAGGGGCTGCGTCGATTGGTACATCATAAATGCAGTGGAGTTGGATGTTTTATATAATAGCTCCACATTTTACATTACAAAAATTGCTGTTGCTCTTGACACAGTTCAAGCGATCGATGCAGGTTATGGCAATAATGCGCATTGGGGTTTAAATGTATTTGTAATGTATTTATGTAGCAAATATCTCTATAAAGGCAAGCATTTCAACTACGTAGAATTGATATGTTATACTTGTAGCTCGATCACGTTCATGTCCCGCTTTATTTACCATGTCCGCGCACCAAATAATGTCCCGCTTTATTTACCAAAGTACATATTTATATATTCTTGTACTCTATCACACCTGACATCTtaaagtcagtcctcacttcgGGGGAACGGTTCGAACGGGATTCGATCTCTGATCCTGAGGTGTGAAGATCGACGCCGTTACGCCGATCAATCGCTGGACGTGCAAATATTTTCTGACAActacacaacaacaacttcGAAAGGTTCTACAACTTCGACAGGCCTCTGCCTGCCAGTTTTGGATTTCtttaacttgattttacccttagcgTATAGGGAGGCTATCGCCACGACCACCCGACAACCCGCTCCATATTTGCGCCCGTAATACGATTGaatgttcagattccaaaaaATAATATGTGAGTGACTAATAAAGGGTCAggtgcggtccggtggccgaggcgtcGGTCTTAAcatggcagaaccggggttctaatcccatccagaccgcctccccgtacgtaaggttgactactttactacgggtaaaattaagtcacaaaaagccagaaatggcaggcgagacctcccgaggttgtagttagtgccaaggaagatgaAGAGTTGCATAGTTTTTGGTGCGAGCTTCACCCATTTCAGAACAACTAAACAACTAAGATAAGGACAACGTTTGCTAATGCGGCGTACGAAGCATGGCTTGACAATAATGCTAGTGTTGTACATGCTGGAACCTTTGTCATCGTCATCCTTGTTTCTGACGTAAACGTCGGACGTCTTCCAGGAACATAATTTTTTATGTCAATAATCCAGATCACAAgtatttttaatcaaaaaaaGACTATTTTATTGCTGTCCAAAATCGTGTAGAATTTACTTCTGTTCATCACCAAGATTTCCGTTTGGGGCACGGATGTTTCATATGTTTTGATACTTTTTCTAATGATAAGTATCGACCTCCCATTATTACGACTAAGTCTTCAGTATCTTCTatacatatatttttttaaggatttttaggatttttttaaaagttgCTTGTCCTATTGTCAAGATTGCTTTCAACTAGTTTTAAAAGTTGCATGTCCTATTGTCAATATTGCTTTCAACTAGTAATTGCCGGGACAGACAATCGAATAGAATAATGCCCCTTTGATATTTTCAATAGGTTTGGGAAGTTGGGAAGACGCATCATCAACATCCTTGGGCCCAAGGAGCAAAGGCGGTAatggcgtcggtcttcacacggtaggaccggggatcaaaacCCCGTTCGGACCGATTCCTCCTTTGGAGCAAACTATTCAGCTAAGGATAAAATCAAGCTAAGGTAGCCAAGGTAGTCAAGCTCTGCGTTTACagcctggatgggatttgaaccccggtcctgtcgtatgaagaccagcgccgttatcgcctcggacCCATTtccaataatgaaaaacttccaacttaaaaataaaaaaagaactaaCAGACTTATTTTATTGTCAAATGTGTATTGGCCATATTTACATCAGCATGACAAAAAGATCGTTTTTCCAAAATCTTCAACTAAGTTTTAACTTCAACCAGTGGTGGGCCCCTCTAGTTGTGGGGGCCCCGAGCGGcagctccttccgctcctatgTTGATCATCCGCCACTGACTTCAACTAAGTCAATTCACTGAAAATCAACATCTCATAAGCTCATTTTTAAGTTGTGTCTGCGGCTGCAGTTCTTATCTTCAAGACTCAAATATTGTTCAAAGAAATGTATTTACATCTAGTGCCTAAAACAACTATAACAGTATTCCTTTAATATAGGCCCAGAAGTATGATCTCAGAGTCAAAGCAGCCCTTGCATTTAAAATCACCCTGCAATAAAATGAGCTTTACACAGATTCCATTCAACTTCTCGAGATTCCATTTGATGGAGTTTAATAACACGCTATAGGACATCCCGGACGACCGTTGAACCAACCCCAATACACTTAAAAAATAAGGCGATTGAAAAACACTTTCCACATTGCTTACCTTCTTGTAGAAACGAAACTGCTCATCATCTCTCGTGTAGTAGAGATAATCGAGCAAATATTTTGCATTGTTCACGTCCATCTTCCTCATTGTGACTGGTCGGGGCGTGTGCAGTTTATGTAAAAATAATGCTGGCCAATATACTGGCCGTTCTTCCCGCCCGCCGTTACTTCCTATATAAAATTTGTCACACAAACTTCCCCGCAGCCTTTCGCTTGTTTACCCTTTGCCTCGCAGCGCGCGAGAGgcgatatttttaaattaaaacttttaCTAACATTGGCACATAAACATTTGCGGCTAAACAGCTGTTGTCGATGCGTGTGCGTCGCGGAGTTCGCTTCCGCACtgatcgtttgtgtgtgtttttttgtctgccgttgttttgtttgacttCTTTCGTTTTGCTGAACGGTTCCGGTTTGTGGGTTAGATTACGTGTGCGATCACAGTTTGTTGACACTCCATTTGTTTGACGAGGgaacaacgaaaacaaacggcAAACACTCGGCGAAAAACCAATGGGACCAACGAACCAACGGACGGCCGCCACTTCAATTCACGACTAATTGTGCGTGCTTTGCGACTGCGACAAGTGATTGTTTTTCGTCTATTGACTCCAGCCGCGTTCGGTAAACAGATTTCCCAGCCAAGGGTGATACACGTGCTGGCATCCACAAACATACGCGTATCGACACTTTTCTTCCACACTTTCGCTCTCGCGCTTAACGACCGCGTGGCGTCATCTCGATTTCAAAGCTACCACGCCGAAGAGTTAACAACAATGGCCATGAAGCTTCTCGCCCCCggggggagcaaaaaaaagctccgtATCTCCGCACAGATTGCTTCACGCCCGCCGGTCACAGGGTGGTTAGCATTTCCGGTGATCCGGTGATCGGTCGATCCGATGCACTCGGTGGATTTGCACTCGTTTCGTTCTGCTCATGCGCCACCGGCAGCAGTACGCTTTCGGGTGCTTCAATGACCTCAACGCCCCAACGCCGACGGTACGCCAGCAGCATTTCACCGGCACAGCGGCGATCGTCTTCCGATTTGTATTGCCATCGACTGGTGCGAATGGGACTGCTAGGGTCCGATGACAGCGCGACATAATTATCGATTCCGGAGCATAACGAGGACGCACAGTACTTGTGTTTTGTTCACACTCGGTCCCACTTGTGCCCTGGGTCAG
It contains:
- the LOC118511876 gene encoding sodium-dependent nutrient amino acid transporter 1 isoform X1, with product MKWKNKEPKQSISSVTSMSFLSDENLTFHRFSDGTISFTSERKKSMQNVLDGGGGGGGGGAPMMTMVSGSNTKQTAPASAAIAGIGDNRTMNGDTGGQHHTIERVRKHSYTQATTGSSPIWTTNASFNNYTTNTITNSNRRHAGRPRSVAPGGGDATDGDGGGGSTTTAGIPTLGDLRYLSSPSTNPNNSSVIQNGSTVKLISTKVSANTVAASDDQSNKQSRSSIFRGVILCLCLNLTFANVVRFPRELQLHGSAFLVPYVILLLLVGLPVVLLEISLGQFLGQGSAHMWRAAPFLKGASLVGRIASWLAAIWTSMQSVIALLYIGMLAFKSVPLRECSKSVTINPQAIYNGYDVQQSSGQECLKLTFLRPVWRSSLYFGLLALSLILLWVISMVCTHSGKINRRSIYLFGFVALVVLIFETGWEVTKAINEQYFPDLWPFHPESFADSTVWFNALVQVIYSLNIGFGAVPVLTGKFLYKGDAIKTSFVYMFFNILITAIAVLFYVFQFNNSFTESHPFYPELSTLTVIYDRAISVQESDATLQRLIPALSFTMIFISSLVSIVIYVYTSTRIIRKHPNYTVCLAGLVVAIAGLLCPNYIFPRILDTRIVGSLAVCAMIFEIILIIWVYGSKNLYTDLEFSLGRPVLKAWLFIWGFIPVLLMALLCWWSITYYDSDLLIDYFPKWLPVVFSLSVIVLLACVEISKQVDYNVFSMIHGATKPSKDWGPADPLVRHAWKQWKSVCEDTGERDFTLRRRGTKDYTNSIKKGQYTHSHKYGASSNRNLSTAGSNSPNYSGSVFGDSAIEEDMSVEKYPHYGKHSAQQQHTTGAHVGGGYGLDTPPPLPPLPLTETTDDSSPRISASSRKSSRATDQTKRTPSERSQADLLPSVRKSSDNSFGSRIDIMPTDEEVTNAFGRSTAIVRNPLAKAGHQNQQNLAARHYHHHHQHHGNGMVPVHHSAKPNPVSYHQDGGGAPRHAGGASTDTDRLPGYNRDIFISNGHAPTGGGGDHICWRKFSINSEEYSTEL
- the LOC118511876 gene encoding sodium- and chloride-dependent neutral and basic amino acid transporter B(0+) isoform X2 — protein: MRKMDVNNAKYLLDYLYYTRDDEQFRFYKKSRSSIFRGVILCLCLNLTFANVVRFPRELQLHGSAFLVPYVILLLLVGLPVVLLEISLGQFLGQGSAHMWRAAPFLKGASLVGRIASWLAAIWTSMQSVIALLYIGMLAFKSVPLRECSKSVTINPQAIYNGYDVQQSSGQECLKLTFLRPVWRSSLYFGLLALSLILLWVISMVCTHSGKINRRSIYLFGFVALVVLIFETGWEVTKAINEQYFPDLWPFHPESFADSTVWFNALVQVIYSLNIGFGAVPVLTGKFLYKGDAIKTSFVYMFFNILITAIAVLFYVFQFNNSFTESHPFYPELSTLTVIYDRAISVQESDATLQRLIPALSFTMIFISSLVSIVIYVYTSTRIIRKHPNYTVCLAGLVVAIAGLLCPNYIFPRILDTRIVGSLAVCAMIFEIILIIWVYGSKNLYTDLEFSLGRPVLKAWLFIWGFIPVLLMALLCWWSITYYDSDLLIDYFPKWLPVVFSLSVIVLLACVEISKQVDYNVFSMIHGATKPSKDWGPADPLVRHAWKQWKSVCEDTGERDFTLRRRGTKDYTNSIKKGQYTHSHKYGASSNRNLSTAGSNSPNYSGSVFGDSAIEEDMSVEKYPHYGKHSAQQQHTTGAHVGGGYGLDTPPPLPPLPLTETTDDSSPRISASSRKSSRATDQTKRTPSERSQADLLPSVRKSSDNSFGSRIDIMPTDEEVTNAFGRSTAIVRNPLAKAGHQNQQNLAARHYHHHHQHHGNGMVPVHHSAKPNPVSYHQDGGGAPRHAGGASTDTDRLPGYNRDIFISNGHAPTGGGGDHICWRKFSINSEEYSTEL